A DNA window from Niabella yanshanensis contains the following coding sequences:
- the murQ gene encoding N-acetylmuramic acid 6-phosphate etherase has protein sequence MNQKVTEQPSRYNDLEKMSIKELLGSINKEDQTVPVAVEAALSQIEGLVDAIVDRMLSGGRLFYIGAGTSGRLGILDASEIPPTYGMPPGVVIGVIAGGNKAITTPVENAEDDEEQGWNDLKEHNVSEKDVVVGVAASGTTPYVIGALRHCQANNIVTGSISCNPDADISKVADHPVEVIVGPEFVTGSTRMKSGTAQKLVLNMISTTVMIQMGRVEGNRMVNMQLTNDKLIDRGTRMIMDRTGITDYERAKQLLLEKGSVKLAIDAVS, from the coding sequence ATGAATCAAAAAGTAACGGAGCAGCCCAGCAGGTATAACGACCTGGAAAAAATGAGCATTAAGGAGTTGCTGGGCTCTATTAATAAAGAAGATCAAACAGTGCCTGTGGCTGTAGAAGCAGCGTTGTCACAAATAGAAGGGCTGGTAGATGCAATCGTAGACCGGATGCTTTCGGGTGGACGACTATTTTATATTGGAGCCGGTACCAGCGGAAGATTAGGCATACTGGATGCCAGTGAAATTCCTCCCACCTATGGGATGCCTCCGGGTGTGGTTATAGGTGTGATTGCGGGAGGTAATAAAGCGATCACGACCCCGGTAGAAAATGCAGAAGATGACGAAGAGCAGGGCTGGAATGATTTAAAAGAACATAATGTAAGCGAGAAGGATGTTGTAGTAGGAGTGGCGGCGAGCGGTACTACTCCTTACGTGATCGGAGCGTTAAGACATTGCCAGGCTAATAATATTGTTACAGGCAGTATTTCCTGTAATCCCGATGCAGATATCAGCAAAGTGGCAGATCATCCGGTAGAAGTAATTGTAGGGCCCGAGTTTGTTACAGGAAGTACCCGTATGAAAAGCGGTACCGCGCAAAAGCTGGTCCTGAATATGATCTCCACTACCGTAATGATACAAATGGGTAGGGTAGAAGGGAACCGAATGGTTAATATGCAGTTAACTAATGATAAATTAATAGATCGGGGAACCCGGATGATCATGGACCGCACCGGCATCACAGACTACGAAAGGGCTAAGCAGTTGCTGCTGGAGAAGGGGAGTGTTAAGCTTGCGATAGATGCAGTTTCCTGA
- a CDS encoding N-acetylglucosamine kinase, whose translation MSKSILIADAGSTKTEWSLLRNGKVKSIETAGISPYFLGEAQIAELLRNELIPSLKKAEIDKVYFYGTGCLNPANNKLVRNAIKKTFPGATVNVTNDVEGAAIGLCGNNKGIACILGTGSSSCFYDGKKIKKNNPGLGYALGDEGSGAYLGKKVLQYYMYNTFDEDLRARFDAAYVTNATEILENVYKKPLPNRYLASFARFLADNRGHYMIENIIEDGLNDFFFTHLGKYNEAWKYPINFVGGIAFGFKDVIKDLCATYNFELGRILQKPMKGLIEYHKEA comes from the coding sequence ATGTCAAAATCTATTCTTATTGCTGATGCCGGATCTACTAAGACCGAATGGAGTCTTTTGCGAAATGGAAAAGTGAAATCGATAGAAACAGCGGGTATCAGCCCTTATTTTTTAGGCGAGGCGCAAATTGCTGAATTATTGCGTAACGAATTAATACCTTCTTTAAAAAAGGCTGAGATAGATAAGGTTTACTTTTATGGAACAGGTTGCCTGAATCCTGCCAATAACAAGCTGGTTCGTAACGCTATCAAAAAAACCTTTCCCGGGGCAACCGTTAATGTTACCAATGATGTGGAGGGGGCAGCCATCGGGCTTTGTGGTAATAATAAAGGTATTGCCTGTATCCTTGGAACGGGTTCGAGCAGCTGTTTTTACGACGGAAAGAAAATAAAAAAGAATAACCCGGGCCTGGGGTATGCCCTGGGTGATGAAGGTAGCGGGGCCTATCTTGGCAAAAAAGTATTACAGTATTACATGTATAATACTTTTGATGAGGACCTGCGGGCCCGGTTTGATGCGGCGTATGTGACCAATGCAACTGAAATACTGGAGAATGTCTATAAAAAGCCGTTACCTAACCGCTACCTCGCGTCATTCGCCCGGTTTCTGGCAGATAACCGCGGGCATTATATGATTGAAAATATCATTGAAGATGGGTTGAACGATTTTTTCTTTACACATTTAGGCAAATACAATGAAGCCTGGAAGTACCCGATCAATTTTGTAGGCGGTATAGCGTTTGGTTTTAAAGATGTTATTAAAGACCTTTGTGCGACCTATAATTTTGAACTGGGAAGAATACTGCAAAAACCTATGAAAGGGTTGATCGAATATCATAAGGAAGCGTAA
- a CDS encoding S41 family peptidase → MKRKFVQGTPSREVWLPLLLSAVMILGMYIGYRFATGQPNKKIFKKDRVTALQEALDIIRTRYVDSVQIDTLEGNAIREMMSELDPHSVYLPPAELKEANEDLSGNFEGIGVEFNQIRDTVNITYVIEGGPSDKAGLLIGDQIIKVDSNNLTGKSINSFKIRNLIRGERGSPAKLEIMRSGKVLPITVIRGNIPTPSISAAYMMDKTTAFIKLDRFTNTTYREFMEAAEGLKKQGMTQLIFDLRSNGGGYMDQAIQIADEFLSGDKLIVYTQGVNSPKTEYRCKRPGIFENGKLAVLVDELSASASEILAGALQDWDRATIIGRRTFGKGLVQEPFLLSDGSAMRLTIARYYTPIGRSIQKPYTGGKKVYMDEVWERYATGQLYYADSNKVSNGKVYKTHGGRTVYGGGGIMPDVFVGLDTSNYSREINMLFLNGSFNDFVFHYYLDNKKILDPYPNPQVYTQQFDPAQSMWIQFTNWVKKDTINLSGVPAFEKAKVEQRMEAQLARFKWRDSGFYQVMNTKDTLVLTALKELAK, encoded by the coding sequence ATGAAGAGAAAATTTGTCCAAGGGACTCCTTCGCGAGAGGTTTGGCTCCCGTTGCTGCTTTCCGCTGTAATGATTTTAGGCATGTATATCGGATACAGGTTTGCAACAGGACAACCCAATAAAAAAATATTCAAAAAGGACAGGGTTACTGCCTTACAGGAAGCCCTGGATATCATCAGAACCCGCTATGTTGATTCTGTACAGATCGATACCCTGGAGGGAAATGCGATACGGGAAATGATGAGCGAGCTGGATCCCCATTCCGTATACCTGCCACCTGCAGAGCTCAAGGAAGCCAATGAAGACCTCTCCGGAAACTTTGAAGGTATTGGCGTAGAGTTTAACCAGATCAGGGATACCGTTAACATTACCTATGTTATAGAGGGGGGGCCCAGTGATAAAGCAGGTTTGCTGATTGGCGACCAGATCATTAAAGTAGACAGCAATAACCTTACGGGCAAATCGATCAATAGTTTTAAAATACGGAACCTGATACGTGGCGAAAGAGGTTCACCTGCTAAACTGGAAATCATGCGTAGCGGAAAGGTATTGCCTATAACTGTAATCAGGGGCAATATTCCTACACCTTCTATTTCAGCTGCCTATATGATGGATAAAACCACTGCATTTATCAAGCTCGACAGATTCACCAACACCACGTACCGCGAATTTATGGAGGCGGCTGAAGGGCTGAAAAAGCAGGGTATGACCCAACTGATATTTGACCTGAGAAGCAATGGCGGCGGCTATATGGATCAGGCGATACAGATTGCAGATGAATTTTTAAGCGGCGATAAGCTGATTGTATACACCCAGGGCGTTAACAGTCCTAAAACAGAATACCGCTGCAAAAGACCTGGCATATTCGAAAACGGGAAGCTGGCCGTTTTGGTGGATGAATTAAGCGCCAGCGCGAGTGAAATTTTGGCCGGGGCGTTGCAGGATTGGGATCGCGCTACTATTATAGGCCGGAGAACTTTTGGGAAAGGCCTGGTGCAGGAACCGTTCCTGTTAAGCGACGGGTCGGCCATGCGCCTTACGATCGCGAGATACTATACACCTATTGGCAGAAGCATTCAGAAACCTTATACCGGCGGCAAAAAAGTGTATATGGATGAGGTTTGGGAACGTTATGCTACCGGACAATTGTATTATGCAGATAGTAATAAAGTAAGCAATGGCAAGGTTTACAAAACTCATGGAGGCAGAACTGTATATGGCGGCGGCGGTATTATGCCTGATGTTTTTGTAGGCCTTGATACCTCCAATTATTCACGTGAAATCAACATGTTGTTTTTAAACGGTTCCTTTAACGACTTCGTATTTCATTATTACCTGGACAATAAAAAGATCCTGGATCCTTATCCAAACCCGCAGGTGTATACACAACAATTTGACCCTGCCCAAAGCATGTGGATACAGTTTACCAACTGGGTAAAAAAAGATACGATAAATCTATCGGGTGTTCCGGCCTTTGAAAAAGCAAAAGTTGAGCAAAGGATGGAAGCGCAATTGGCCCGTTTCAAATGGCGGGATTCGGGCTTTTACCAGGTAATGAATACCAAGGACACCCTGGTACTTACCGCGCTTAAAGAACTGGCAAAATAA
- a CDS encoding pyridoxal-phosphate dependent enzyme, whose translation MDIKNNILETIGNTPLIRLNKVTQNLPCTVLAKVDYFNPGNSIKDRMALKMVEVAEQEGKLKPGGTIIEGTSGNTGMGLALAAIVKGYKCIFVTTDKQSKEKADVLKAMGAEVIVCPNNVEPDDPQSYYSVAARLAKEVPNSCHMNQYDNLANRQAHYETTGPEIWKQTEGKITHLVCTAGTGGTITGVAMYLKEKNPNIKIWAVDAYGSLLTKYFRTGELDEKEVYPYFSEGFGEDFLPKNYDMRVIDEFTQVSDKDGAVMARRLAKEEGLFCGYSAGSCLKGLMQLKDTLTKDDLVVCILHDHGSRYVAKIYNDQWMMERGFLDVKTFKDIISGRPGKQKLLTITSDKAVADAVELMKQYDIEHIPVTREGEIIGSITEGGLFQKVFSNPDIKNQKIETVIEPAFPLVDFNIAVDKLKTLITKENGAVMSKDDAGIYHIVTKYDVIQALGV comes from the coding sequence ATGGACATCAAAAATAATATCCTGGAAACCATCGGCAATACGCCTTTGATACGATTAAACAAAGTTACTCAAAACCTGCCTTGCACGGTATTGGCTAAAGTAGACTACTTTAATCCGGGGAACAGTATTAAAGACCGGATGGCTTTAAAAATGGTTGAAGTGGCAGAGCAGGAAGGAAAGCTCAAACCCGGCGGAACCATTATCGAGGGCACCAGCGGCAATACCGGGATGGGCCTGGCACTGGCAGCTATCGTGAAGGGTTATAAGTGCATTTTTGTTACTACAGATAAACAATCGAAGGAGAAAGCAGATGTTTTAAAAGCAATGGGTGCAGAGGTAATCGTATGCCCGAATAATGTGGAGCCCGATGACCCGCAAAGCTATTACAGCGTAGCAGCGAGACTGGCAAAGGAAGTGCCGAACTCCTGCCACATGAATCAATATGATAACCTGGCTAACAGGCAGGCCCATTATGAAACAACAGGCCCTGAAATATGGAAGCAAACCGAGGGTAAGATCACGCACCTGGTATGTACTGCCGGTACCGGGGGAACCATTACAGGCGTAGCGATGTACCTTAAAGAGAAAAATCCAAATATTAAAATATGGGCGGTAGATGCTTATGGCTCTTTACTGACTAAATATTTCCGTACCGGCGAACTGGACGAGAAAGAAGTTTATCCTTATTTCAGCGAAGGCTTTGGTGAAGATTTTCTGCCAAAGAACTACGACATGCGTGTGATTGATGAATTTACCCAGGTGAGTGATAAAGATGGCGCAGTGATGGCCCGAAGACTGGCGAAGGAAGAAGGCTTGTTTTGCGGATATAGTGCAGGAAGCTGCCTGAAAGGACTAATGCAGCTAAAAGATACTTTAACCAAAGACGACCTGGTGGTTTGTATTTTGCATGACCATGGCAGCCGTTACGTGGCTAAGATTTATAACGATCAGTGGATGATGGAACGGGGGTTTCTTGATGTAAAGACATTTAAGGATATTATCAGCGGCAGGCCCGGAAAGCAAAAACTGCTCACAATCACTTCTGACAAGGCGGTGGCCGATGCAGTTGAGTTGATGAAGCAATACGATATTGAGCATATTCCCGTGACCAGGGAGGGCGAGATCATTGGATCTATTACGGAGGGTGGGCTATTTCAAAAAGTATTTAGTAACCCTGATATTAAAAATCAAAAGATCGAAACTGTCATAGAGCCGGCTTTTCCTTTGGTTGATTTCAACATTGCTGTTGATAAACTAAAAACGCTGATCACTAAAGAGAATGGTGCTGTAATGAGCAAAGACGATGCGGGTATTTACCACATTGTAACCAAGTATGATGTGATTCAGGCATTGGGAGTGTAA
- a CDS encoding DUF922 domain-containing protein has product MVCFTAAAQTGNSTSVIFWTEGRRLQLQDFKVVNDSLDTVEDKVSALTRTGITYYLTTDKVNGRPVSIRITVEATVHKQNTFIKERVLDYNASVKQRLLMHEQKHFDISEIFARQAVRELQVLKLSANYRKEIADFVQAKFKAAEAYQRLYDQETRHGEDFAAQEDWDEAIAAQLDALEAYRKKVVVKKL; this is encoded by the coding sequence TTGGTTTGTTTCACAGCCGCTGCTCAAACAGGTAATAGCACCAGTGTTATTTTCTGGACGGAAGGAAGAAGGCTGCAATTACAGGATTTTAAAGTGGTAAACGATAGCCTGGATACGGTAGAGGATAAGGTGTCTGCATTAACACGTACCGGCATTACTTATTATTTGACTACCGACAAAGTAAACGGTAGACCGGTTAGCATCCGGATCACGGTAGAAGCAACGGTACACAAACAAAATACTTTTATTAAAGAACGGGTATTGGATTATAATGCCTCGGTGAAGCAGCGTTTGTTGATGCACGAACAGAAGCATTTCGATATCTCTGAGATATTCGCCCGGCAGGCCGTGCGTGAACTCCAGGTCTTAAAGCTGTCGGCCAATTACAGGAAAGAAATAGCTGACTTTGTGCAGGCGAAATTTAAAGCGGCAGAAGCCTATCAGCGACTATACGACCAGGAAACCCGGCACGGTGAAGATTTTGCAGCCCAGGAAGACTGGGATGAAGCCATTGCCGCACAGCTGGATGCATTGGAAGCGTATAGGAAAAAGGTCGTAGTTAAGAAGTTGTAA
- a CDS encoding dihydroorotase, with product MQIYLFKNIQVVNEGKTETKDVLIKNGRIEKIDNQINTSENVVEINGEGKHLLPGAIDDQVHFREPGLTHKANIYTESKAAVAGGVTSFMEMPNTAPPAFTLDLLEDKYQIAAQTSLANYSFYIGTSNVNADDTLAANKFKDRICGIKMFMGSSTGNLLVDNPLVLHRIFGESEMLIATHCEDEKIIKANLQKALDENRELTAADHPIIRNEEACFESSFYAIQLAKKYESRLHILHITTERELQLFTNMIPLKDKRITAEVCVHHLHFTADDYERQGNFIKCNPAIKAAHNKEALWEALLDDRLDVIATDHAPHTFDEKNEPYLKAHAGLPLVQHALPLMLYYNRLGKISIEKIVEKMSHAVADCFSIRERGYIREGYFADLVIADLNAPSTVNKENILYKCGWSPFEQAGENGAPFRFPASITHTFVNGHLVYARLSDGQGNGQWDESKKGERLLFER from the coding sequence ATGCAAATATATCTTTTTAAAAACATTCAGGTAGTAAATGAAGGCAAAACAGAAACAAAGGACGTTCTAATAAAAAATGGCCGCATCGAAAAAATTGATAACCAAATCAATACATCCGAAAATGTTGTAGAAATAAATGGAGAGGGCAAGCATCTGCTTCCTGGCGCTATTGATGACCAGGTACATTTCAGAGAGCCCGGCTTAACCCATAAAGCTAATATTTATACAGAGAGCAAAGCCGCAGTGGCCGGAGGCGTAACAAGTTTTATGGAAATGCCTAATACAGCCCCTCCGGCATTCACGCTTGATTTACTGGAAGACAAGTACCAGATTGCTGCCCAAACCTCCCTGGCCAACTACTCTTTTTATATTGGCACCAGCAATGTTAATGCGGATGACACTTTAGCCGCTAATAAATTTAAAGACCGTATTTGTGGCATTAAAATGTTTATGGGAAGCAGCACCGGTAATTTGCTGGTGGATAACCCACTGGTATTGCACCGGATTTTTGGTGAAAGTGAAATGCTGATTGCTACTCATTGTGAAGACGAAAAGATCATTAAGGCTAATTTGCAAAAAGCTTTGGATGAAAACCGGGAGCTCACTGCAGCCGATCATCCTATCATCAGGAACGAAGAGGCCTGCTTTGAATCCTCATTTTATGCTATTCAACTGGCCAAAAAATACGAATCCCGGCTACATATTCTGCATATTACTACAGAAAGAGAGTTACAGCTTTTCACCAATATGATTCCCCTGAAAGACAAACGAATTACGGCGGAGGTCTGCGTGCATCACCTGCATTTTACGGCAGACGATTACGAACGCCAGGGCAATTTTATTAAATGTAATCCGGCTATCAAAGCGGCTCACAATAAAGAAGCTTTATGGGAAGCCCTGCTGGACGATCGCCTGGATGTAATTGCTACCGACCATGCTCCTCATACTTTTGATGAAAAAAACGAGCCTTATCTGAAAGCTCATGCAGGACTTCCATTGGTACAGCACGCATTGCCATTAATGCTTTATTATAACCGCCTGGGAAAAATATCCATCGAAAAAATTGTCGAAAAAATGAGCCACGCGGTGGCAGACTGCTTTTCCATCAGGGAAAGAGGTTATATACGTGAAGGATACTTTGCAGATTTAGTGATAGCTGACCTGAATGCGCCTTCTACCGTTAATAAAGAAAATATCCTTTACAAATGCGGCTGGAGTCCCTTTGAACAGGCTGGTGAAAACGGAGCCCCTTTCCGTTTCCCGGCCAGCATTACCCATACTTTTGTAAACGGACATTTGGTTTATGCCCGCCTGTCGGACGGACAGGGAAACGGGCAGTGGGATGAGTCTAAGAAAGGAGAACGCTTACTGTTTGAAAGATAA